Within the Calypte anna isolate BGI_N300 chromosome 28, bCalAnn1_v1.p, whole genome shotgun sequence genome, the region CTCCCCCACGGAGAGCTGCGGCTCCGGGTGACAAGCGGCTGTGCCTCGAAGTTTCACCCCAACATGCCCCAAAAGCCCCATGCCCCCAAAtgcccagccctggcagggagATGTTAGGGCAGCCCCGGGCTGGCGCTGGGGAGGGGTTAAGGACCGCGGGCACGTTACACAAGAGCGCTGGGGCCAGGGGCAGAAAGTGTGTCAGTGGGACACGACGGCTCCAGCCGCGGGCCACCGCTCCCCCCGGGCCAGGGGACACACAAGTGACCGAGCCCATCCACTGGACGGTGACACTTACATAAGGGTCGGACGGTGGCAGCGGGCCGGGAGTTGGGCAAGAAGTATTTACAGTGGGAGGAGAGCAAATACCGGAGCTGGGACATTTTAATTGCCGCCTCgaagttattattttattattttaaccctcttcttttttttttttttttttctttcttccctgcctCCTATTTCATTCATGCTCCTCCCGGGTGGGCGTGGGGGGATTTGCTGACTGACCCTCACCCCCCCGTCCCCTCCCGGACAGGGACAAGGTGTTGATCTTTGCCTAGATTATCAACTGGCCCAGCGCTGCCGATGCTCTCAGGGTTGCgatgggaggaggagaagcccTGCATTccagtggggaaactgaggcacggcgGGGGGGTCATGCCTGAGGTTCTGTGGTTTCCCCCCCAGTCACGGTGGGATTTGGGATAGGGGAGCTGTGGCCACCCTACCAGCACCCAGGTCCCTCCTTGTGCTGCTGGGTTTGTCCCTGGGGGTGTCTGGTCTGGGAGGGGGGAAGGCCGGGGGGAACGTGGCAGTGGCACGAGTGGACGCCCAAGGGTGATTCAGCCGGGGTTACACACAGAGCAGCAATTAACCCCGGGCTGTAATTGCCATCGCGCCAGGGTTACGGCTGGCTGGATCCCCACAGCAGTTATCTGGGGCGAACGTCTTAGGAGCGGGGTCAGGTGCTGGCGGTGGGCACGGCCACGTAATTAGCAGGATGCTGATTAGGGCCCCAGGAGACTGTGGGCACGCAGCGATGGGTAGGGGCTTCGCCTTGGTGGCATCCAGAGGGCCATGGTTGGCTCCGGAGGAGCTGGGAgaccctcttcccctccccgACTCCCTGAGCTCAGGGGTCTCAGGGGGGAGATCCCCTCCTCCTGGGGGCACAGGGACAGGATTTTGGTCACCATAAAGAAGCCATCACAGCGATTGGGGGCCAGTAACCGGGGCAATGGGGCGAGTGGAGCGACCCTCAGGACCGCGCTCATCCCGGTTGTTTTTCCGGGTGTGAGGTGCCGGTAATTTCGGGGGGGGGAGGCGGGAGTATCGGCTGCGGGCGGGAGGGCGAGGCCCCGGCGATTCATCACCCCGTGCCGGTAATTACGTTGCATAACGAAGCGACGCTGCTCCCTGCCGGGGGTGGCACCCCCTCCCTGTACCCCCCCACCTCCATCTCTGCCCCGGGTAATGGGAGGGGGAGTCAGGGTGAGGAGGGAGCCTGAGGGACAGCACCCCTCGCTCGGGCAGGATGGGCAGAGATGGTTCAATGGGGGAATTGTTCATCGGGGTGGGGGAATTGGGACGCGGGTGTCCTCCTTCGttggggctgggagctggggggtggtggtgtctGGTTTAATCGAGGCTGGATGGTGAGATGGGGGTGACAGCATCAGGGTGATCCCTAATGGTGCTCCCTCCCCCTGCCACGGGAGTGGCTGCGATGCCAGTGTGACTGCATCTGGGGGGGCTGGGGCCAGGAttctctgcctgccccaggcCCAAATCCACAGCAGAGACGCAGGCAGAGGCTTtggagagggcagggggagaTGTGACCCCTGCGGGTAGGGGGGGGACAACACACAGCCCTGAGAGGAGCCAGGTTTGGCAGCCCCAGGAGGGGGGGGTCAAACCCCAAAAGCGTttggggcaggagctgaggcaCGAGGTGATGTAGGGAGGAGGGATCCATCTCCCGGCTTGTGCCCAGCCTTGGAATGAGACCTGGGAGAGAATCTGTTCTGGAGGGGGCGGGGGAATCAGGTGCCATCCCCGAGGGGGACTGATGGCAGCTCTGGGGACCGATGCCATCCCTGGGGCAGCGatggcagccctggggagggatTAGTGGCATCGCTAATCGACTGATGGCAGCCCCAGGGGGGAACCGATGGCATCCGGGGGGGAGGGCCTGGTAGCATCCCCGGGGACCCAGCGCGGCCTCCCTCGAAGCAGCGAGGGCCCCGGGGCAGGTCCGGCTGCCGGGGTGCAGGTGGCGATGGCCACCACCGGGGCTGTCACCCGCAGGGGTGGCCCCAGCTGGCAGCAACCCACGAAACGCGTCCCTCGCCCAGAACCTCTCGCTCCCGGAGGAGTGCGAGGCAGAAGGGAATTACTCGCGCTGGGGATTTGCCCAGGCCCAGGAGATTTGAACCCCCCTAATCTGGCCGGGGGGGTTATTTTGGCGCGGCGGCAGCTGCCCAGCACCCTCGGGAAGCTGAGCCTGGCTGggggcagagggctggagcGGGGATTAGAGGGTGCAGAGATGCCGGGAGGCACGTACGAGTCCCAGGGGTGCCCCCTGCATCGTTCCCCACCCCCACCCGATCTGGGGCAGCTGGAAAATGAGGAGGACGAAGCCTATTAGCAGCTCAGTGCCAGCGAAGcagaagcagggagggaagaggattTGCGGGGGGAAGGGGACCGGGACCTTGAGCCGACCATGGCTATATCGGGCCTGGGTTCCAAAGGAACTGCTGGGGGGGACATAAGGGGCCCCCAGACCCTGTGCTTGGGCCAGGCCTTCATCAGAAGAGTGTCCATGGCTGCAGAAATTGGGGTGTTCCTGTGCCCTGTCTGGATGCTCTCCCAGCTCGCACACGCTGGCAGAAAGATCAAGGGAATGATTATCCCAAAAGGGGGTCCCGGGGGCCCTGGGACACAAGCACTCTGTGCTCTCCTAGCTCAAAGGGCTTTTCTACCTCTCCTTGGCTGCTGGATGGGGGGAACAGTCAGGAGTCCCTTACAGCCCTTTCGGTATCGTCTGGCTGTGCTGCCAGTGGATCCAGGTTTCGTGCTCAGTTTCCCCAGTAGGGCTGTAGCTGGCCACGCAGGGAGGGCCTCGTCCATAACCACGAGGTTTTCCCCTTTTGTCCCTCCACCCCAGCCCAAATCGAAGTGATCCGTGCAAGATCTGCGGTGACAAGTCCTCGGGCATCCACTACGGCGTTATCACCTGCGAGGGCTGTAAGGTGAGCCCTGGGTGGGTGCCAGCGGGGTGGGTGCCAGCGGGGTGGGTGGCCGCGGGGACTCTCATCCCGCCGGGCTCTTTCCCAACGCTTCCCTGTCCTGCGCAGGGATTTTTTCGGAGGAGCCAGCAGAACAACGCCAGCTACTCCTGCTCCCGGCAGAGGAATTGCCTGATCGACCGCACCAACCGCACCGCTGCCAGCACTGCCGCCTGCAGAAATGCCTGGCGCTGGGCATGTCCGGGATGGTGAGTCCTGCCTCGGCTccatccccctcctccccggAGAAAATGAGGCTGTCAGGGGGGGTGAGGGGCCGCCCGGTGCAAGGTTTTTGGGGAAGCAAGAAATGTTTTAGAATTCTCCATGGAtaggatgagagagttgggggtgttcaggctgcggaagagaaggctgcaatggggagaccttagagcacctttcCAGTGACTGAAGGGggtccaggaaagctgggggagggacttgggacaagggtctggaaggatgggatgagggggaactGTTCTGAGCTGAAAAGAGTGGAAATAGAGgtgagatctgaggaagaaattctttggagtgagggtgctgagccccaggttcccccagaagctgtggctgccccatccctggcagtgttgaaggttggatggggctggagcaccctgggctggggaggtgaccctgaccatggcagggggggcactgggggggctttaaagtcccttccaccCAAACCAGTTTGGGATTTGATGATAGGAAATGTAAATCGATTCTGGTCTGTTTGACTCAGGGTTGGTCTGGGGTGGGGATGCATCCTATGGGTCCTCTGCCCAGCTTAGTGCTCTGATAAACCCAAACCAGGTATCCCCAGGAGCCAGAAACCCTTTCCAGGGTGGGTGGGGGCATGGCTCTGGTTTGGTTGAGGTGAAGCTGCCCTGACTCTGCTGGCATCTCCTCCCCTGGCAGCCGTGAAGTTTGGCCGCATGTCAAAGAAGCAGCGGGACAGCCTCTATGCTGAGGTGCAGAagcaccagcagagccaggagcagagcagtggcaCCAAGGATGAGCCCGAGCCCCTGAGCCGTGTCTACACCACCAGTGTCAGCAGCGGGGTCTCAGACCTGGATGACATCTCCACGCTGTCAGACGGGCTCCTCTTCGACTTCCCCCTCACCCCTGATGGCAGCAGCACCTACTACAACCTCGACCTGCTCacctcagcacagccctcacCCGACCAGTCCAGCCTGGACGTGGCTGAGGCCACGCTCATCAAACAGGAGTCCCTCTATGAGCTGATGCTGGAGCCAGCCCTGTTTGCTCACGGGGCCCTGGAGGgggggcagctgcctgcagacatCTCTGTCCTGGAGATCGGTAAGCACGGGcctggcagggtgctggggacacgcagagccctggggatggtGCTCAGTGACACCTCAGGCACCTTGCAAGACACATCCAGCCCTGGTGCCCCTGGTCACAGTGAGGGACTGATCCAGTCTCGCTCTCAGAACAGCTCCAAGtccatcccctcctccaggctgagcatGGAGAGAactcagcacagctcaggccATGCAGTACCTGGAGGGGCTacaggggagctggggaagggctttttGTGTGGGCAGGGAGTTATAGGACAAtgggtgatggctttaaactgacAGAGGGGAGACTTAGatcagacattaggaaaaaaattcttcactttgtgggtgctgagccccaggttgccccccagaagctgtggctgccccatccctggcagtgtcccaggttggatggggcttggagcaccctgggcttggtgggaggtgtccctgaccatggcaggggtgggcactggatgagctttatggtccccttccaacccaactaTTCTTGGGTTCTGTGATGGTTCTGTGATGCTCCCCTCTGCCCCATCTGTCATCAAGATCTCCGTGCCACCACTTGGGAGCCCCTCTgttccccagccccaggagcccCTTGGGAGAGGATGGCATCATGGGGTGGGTACTGGGTGGGTCTGGGGGTCTCCTCAGGGCTCACCCCTTGCTGCCCTTCCCTTGCAGACCGGGTGGCCCAGAACGTGGTGAAGTCCCACCTGGAGACGTGCCAGTACACCACAGAGGAGCTCAAGCGCTTGGCCTGGAGCCTCTACACCCCCGAGGAGGTCCGAGCCTTTCCAGAGCCAGGTGAGCCTCACTGCCACTGTCCCCCTGGCCCACCCAGTGCCACCACTGTCCCCttgcagcagggaggaaggtgaggaggagaatgagggagaTCTTGCCAGCTTTAGGTGGGCTGGGGCTGTCCAGGTGCACGGATGTCCAGGGCACTTCTGTCCTTTCCTTGCCCTGTGCAATggagagggaggggacagcagagCCAGGGTGACAATATCCCTAAGGGATGTccctctgtgctggcagagctgtgaggCCTGTGGCAGCAGTGCTCCCTGCAGATCTCCAACGCCATCCAGTACGTGGTGGAGTTTGCCAAGCGCATCGAGGGCTTCATGGAGCTCTGCAGAACGACCAAATCATCCCTCCTGAAAGCTGGTAAGAGCAGGGGGCCCTGCCTGGCCCCCTTGTGTCCCCACCTGtccctcttcccatccctgcctgtcccctttGCATCCCTCCTGTCCACTCCACATCTCTGCTGTCCCTCTGCATCTCTGCCTGTTCCCCTCAAGTCCCTGCTGCCCATCttggtccctgctgtccctCCATGTCCTTGCTGTCCCCTCCATGTCTCTGCTGTCCCCATCACATCCCTGCAACATCTTCCTTGCATCCCTGCCATCCCCTTCATGTCCCTGCCTGTCTCCCTCGAGTCCCCACTCCTGTCCCAAGTGACAGCCACAGTGCTGAAGGcaatcccagctctgctcttggctAGAGGTTTCCTTGCAGGATCTCCCTCCTGGTTGTCCCTGGTGTTTGGGACCACCAAAACCTGGTGGtacagagaggagcagaggggtggCCCCCCCAGGTAGAGGCTTTTCTCCATGGTCACTCACACGTCACCCCAGAAACAGGGGTAGAAACGAGCACAGTGGGGAGTTTTCCCCCAGGAAAAGGGGTTGAAACCCAAAGGGgagtggggagggagaagaggaagtggttggtctcttctcccagtgGAGACTGGGAAGAAGATGGGAGGGGCTTGTGCACACCCATGTCCCCACCCATCCCTCCAACTGAGCTGCTGAGGCTGTGTCAGGTAGGGACCTGAATGTGCCAAAGCCCCAAAATGCCAAAAAGCTGCCCGGTTTTGAAACTTTTGGGGCTGGGGAGCTAAGTATCTCACCCCATGCATGGGATGTGTGCCAGGATCCTGGCAGGGTGCTGGACCCCAAAGCCAGAGCTCGCTGTGTCCAACATACTGGAGTTTAactcattctttcttttcttccttccattttttctatttatttttgttttcacctcTCCTCTCTCGGTGCTCCTACCATGACCTCGATCAATCTATGCCTGGCTGCAAATGTCTGGATAATACTTGTTTGCAATTGGaaacctaaaaaaacaaaaaaaacccccaacaactcccaaaccaaccaacaacccCAAATCCCAAACTGGATTCATTGGAATAACCATTCTGCTCTTGGTGGATGGACAATCTGGGACTTCAAACTTTGCACTGGGGGcttcccctttcttctcttttggtCCTGGGATGATGgaacccccctgccctgcccctaCCCTTTCCCTTGGCTGCTCTCTCTGCCTACATCAGGTTGCCTGGAGGTTCTCCTGATCCGCATGATCCGCGCCTTCAACCCCCTGAACAGCACCGTGCTCTTGAGGGGAAGTTTGGAGGTGTGCAGATGTTCAAATCACTCGGTAAGGACCccttctctctgcctccctcagGCCTCTCCTGCCCACTTGGACACCCTGTGAGGGGCTGGGGTTGCAGGCACCATTTGGGGgccaaatcatagaatcatagaattggctgggttggaagggacctcagagatcatcgagtccaacccttgaaccaccgttgcggttgctagaccatggcactgagtgccaaaTCATCaaatcctagaatggtttgggttggaaggcacctcaaagcccccccagtgccacccctgccatgggcagggacacctcccaccagcccaaggtgcttcaagccccatccaaccttcaacactgccagggatggggcagcacacagcttctgggggcaacctggggctcagcaccctcatggggaaaatttcttcctaatatcttacctaaatctcccctcttccatagaatgttaggggttggaaaggacctctagagatcatctagtccaaaaGGTGGCtttctagtttaaagccatcacctcTTGTCCATCCCTCCAGGCCTTTGTCCCAAGTCCCTACGCCAGCTTTCAAGGCACTGGAAGGTgtctaaggtctccccattgcagccttcctcttctccagcctgaacacccccaattctctcagcctggcttcatcctGGGGGGACAGAAGATGCTGAGCCCTGGGTTTGCTCCCACTCCCCTTGGGCATCAGTTGATTGCAGTACTTGGGACCCACTTCCCACCCCAGCCCaatgcccagagctgctggggaccccCCCGTCACCCATCTCATCTCCTGACAGCTTTCCCAAGCCCATAGCATCAGGTGGGGACATGGGAAGTCACATCGCCCCCCCATTTCCCCACTGTCCCCCCAGGTTTGTGACGACCTCATCGGTGCCGTCTTTGAGCTGGGGAGGGCCCTGTGCCGCCTGCAGCTCTCAGATGAGGAGATTGCCCtcttcactgctgctgttctgctctCCCCAGGTACAGGGGGGGCTGGGAGGACCCGGGCTGGGGAATCCTTGGGCCAACGCTGGGGATTATCATGGGATCatttgggctggaaaagacctttcagatcctGCAGTCCAactgccccagcactgccaaggccaccactaactCACTGActcctccagctcagctctgcctcctccctggtTAAATTATTCCTGGAAAAGGaggtttgggggaaaaaaacataaacTTGAAAACGCACAGAATGCATCTACCAAAATTCCTTGTTGGGAAGAGGAGGCAACGTCCCCCATGATGGCTTTGGGGGGCTGCCTGGCCATGCCACTGTCCCCAGAAGTGTCCCAGAGAGCAGGAAGGGTTTAAAGAGCAAGAAGCCCCccaggtgctggggggggaCTGATTCAGCCATCTCCTGCAGATCGCCCATG harbors:
- the LOC103532623 gene encoding LOW QUALITY PROTEIN: nuclear receptor ROR-beta (The sequence of the model RefSeq protein was modified relative to this genomic sequence to represent the inferred CDS: inserted 2 bases in 2 codons; substituted 1 base at 1 genomic stop codon), with amino-acid sequence MGFVPLTPPARGLFRTGTGSGSAARWRGRCQSARSPRSPPVTPPQGPPQRPQPHAPPCAPGRAPDRRPSPCEHSCSPNRSDPCKICGDKSSGIHYGVITCEGCKGFFRRSQQNNASYSCSRQRNCLIDRTNRXRCQHCRLQKCLALGMSGMVTVKFGRMSKKQRDSLYAEVQKHQQSQEQSSGTKDEPEPLSRVYTTSVSSGVSDLDDISTLSDGLLFDFPLTPDGSSTYYNLDLLTSAQPSPDQSSLDVAEATLIKQESLYELMLEPALFAHGALEGGQLPADISVLEIDRVAQNVVKSHLETCQYTTEELKRLAWSLYTPEEVRAFPEPELXGLWQQCSLQISNAIQYVVEFAKRIEGFMELCRTTKSSLLKAGCLEVLLIRMIRAFNPLNSTVXLEGKFGGVQMFKSLGCDDLIGAVFELGRALCRLQLSDEEIALFTAAVLLSPDRPWLTESKKVQKLQDKIYVALQHEIQKKHSAEDKLSKMVSKLPLMKTICNLHLDKLEFFRLLHPETAMNFPPLYKEVFNSELQYSDPRES